One genomic segment of Pleurodeles waltl isolate 20211129_DDA chromosome 11, aPleWal1.hap1.20221129, whole genome shotgun sequence includes these proteins:
- the LOC138265126 gene encoding uncharacterized protein: MDEASRDMDGKLKKQPRKRKSPGSKDGPPIKKGPSSRKNHESSHQSSGDACPQPKPRMSSLKVYTGTVQNPTKSSVLVSQPEHRDPPCNISTSVAPGPGTTHNDTTSSIIKGIPSTAGTSATTIPGLGCDHPDIIVLTTPSAQLIAPCEASGGSPKQCSNPKINRLSLKNRRKKFQNPEQQSGPLDLSFKNFVKVQPAPPRAQSSNTGVSGLDLTSPGCTTIPAVLCDPSMENDHPAEDPYSHCIELLKALAGTTQSSEAPASPCLMSPDTPPGAYDPTSPAPSARAQWSSPSSSIYPDSSIGCSGTQNQSFGTPSSDDQGSQTPGCSHWNPVFTSRSDPSAVIGGDNNGRCPITGDAQGVGNHPSSVTSTGSFLSLLSFFVTVLLSSSAFL, encoded by the exons ATGGATGAAGCGAGCCGGGATATGGATGGAAAGCTTAAAAAacagccccgcaaaaggaagtcccctggttctaaggacggcccgcccattaagaagggaccctcaagccggaaaaaccatg aatcatcacaccagagctccggagacgcctGCCCTCAGCCTAAGCCGCGGATGTCATCTTTAAAGGTCTACACTGGGACTGTTCAAAACCCCACAAAGTCATCGGTACTCGTGAGCCAACCAGAGCACCGAGACCCGCCCTGCAACATCTCCACATCCGTCGCTCCTGGACCAGGTACAACTCATAACGACACCACATCATCCATCATAAAGGGAATACCTAGTACAGCgggcacttctgcaacaactatcccggGTTTGGGGTGTGACCATCCGGACATTATCGTTCTTACAACACCAAGCGCCCAACTGATTGCACCTTGTGAagcctctggagggtccccaaaacagtgcagcaaccctaaaataaatcggctgtccttaaagaatcgtaggaagaagttccagaaccctgagcaacaatctgggcctctagacctgtcttttaaaaattttgttaaggtacaaccggctccccctagggcccagagttctaataccggcGTGTCTGGCCTCGACCTAACCTCTccagggtgtacaactatccccgctgtgttatgtgacccctccatggaaaatgatcaccctgcagaggatccctactcccactgtatagagcttcttaaggctctagctggtactacccaaagttctgaagccccggcatccccatgtctgatgtcccccgatacacccccgggggcatacgaccccaccagtcctgcgccaagtgcccgtgcgcaatggtcttcaccatcatcatcaatataccccgacagcagtatagggtgtagcggaacgcaaaatcagagttttggaacaccctcgagcgatgatcagggctctcaaactcctggatgttcacactggaatcctgtttttacgtcccgctctgatccctcagccgtgattgggggtgataacaacggccgctgtcctataactggggatgctcagggagttggcaatcacccctctagtgtcacaagtactg gttcttttttatcCCTGCTGTCTTTCTTTGTCACAGTTTTGCTTTCCTCTTCTGCCTTTCTCTAA